A portion of the Microlunatus phosphovorus NM-1 genome contains these proteins:
- a CDS encoding TetR/AcrR family transcriptional regulator — translation MAEQAADSPVRRRRGRPRKGESDARERILAAATEEFGENGYDGTTTRSIAARAGVDPASLHHHFGTKADLFAASIDAPLRPDIAVPEILAGPREHTGERIIAYILGVWESPTVRPKALVILRTGLGNKHAAPLMATFLRRELLERVAASLNLPDAGLRADLVASQVAGMIIARYVLQLPEIAAAPVDELVTRVGATVQRYLFDPA, via the coding sequence GTGGCCGAGCAAGCAGCTGACTCCCCCGTACGCCGGCGCCGGGGCCGACCGCGCAAGGGTGAGTCCGATGCCCGGGAGCGCATCCTGGCGGCGGCGACCGAGGAGTTCGGCGAGAACGGGTATGACGGCACCACCACGCGAAGCATCGCCGCCCGGGCCGGCGTCGATCCGGCGTCGCTGCACCATCATTTCGGCACCAAAGCCGATCTGTTCGCCGCCTCGATCGACGCTCCGCTGCGCCCCGATATCGCGGTGCCGGAGATCTTGGCCGGTCCTCGGGAGCACACCGGGGAGCGGATCATCGCCTACATCCTGGGTGTCTGGGAGTCTCCTACCGTACGACCAAAGGCGCTGGTGATCCTGCGTACCGGACTGGGCAACAAGCACGCCGCTCCCCTGATGGCCACCTTCCTGCGACGAGAGTTGCTGGAAAGGGTCGCCGCGAGCCTGAATCTCCCCGATGCCGGCCTGCGGGCCGATCTGGTCGCCTCCCAGGTGGCGGGCATGATCATCGCCCGCTATGTGCTGCAGTTGCCCGAGATCGCCGCTGCACCCGTCGACGAGCTCGTCACTCGCGTCGGCGCGACCGTTCAGCGCTACCTCTTCGATCCCGCCTGA
- a CDS encoding serine/threonine-protein kinase: MLDWLATAVALLETYRISHSPTWSRIPLTLELLLLSLVPATLVVVLLNSWLPRQARTITYLISLGAYIRARPGKPRLWVAGLVPLERVTGIQPWRWGLAGFALIGVGLVWLGQVWHFLESDVGVELRRSARELDFIAPIVHWLVLALGVLLLALLSTRGRTPAIGGPTRRLPVIVLCAATLMAVAVWADRVVPGGTFLGPLLTYVCLLLPALAYWQRRRKLGGGLPEMPAWVRNPQAAGAPQPPPRPAKPRPRPVKPAPAPPPLPTRRLPEQLSRLQIPNRPLGVPTRVETTVKLDVDPRSVYDAFGQGPASGPGCGWHAVAPDLQPLQRDDPKSLGPYRVKGRIAVGGMGIVYLGIDAKGIRAAVKVAHRISQAVDENSQQRLMREIRVLRSINVFGVADFLGDGVSDGALWVAMRYIPGPTLTQAITAYGPCTTGHLRYLSVRLAEIIGDLHRNGIMHRDIKPSNIILNERGPFLIDLGISILRDEESQLTGTGKLIGTEPYLPPEVLLGRSFSPAGDVYAWGCVAAYAAIGRTLYSGQFGSLAGRIIEGRWDDGVAHDLKRRDRTVYELIRRSTSLDPGRRPADGQELLGECDPLGRKLGR, from the coding sequence TTGCTGGACTGGCTGGCGACGGCAGTGGCGCTGCTGGAGACGTACCGGATCTCGCATTCGCCGACCTGGTCGCGCATCCCGCTGACGCTCGAGTTGCTGCTCCTCTCCCTGGTGCCGGCGACTCTCGTCGTCGTGCTGCTCAACAGCTGGCTGCCGCGACAGGCGCGAACGATCACGTATCTGATCAGCCTGGGTGCCTACATCAGAGCCCGCCCCGGCAAGCCGCGGCTCTGGGTGGCCGGGCTCGTGCCGCTGGAGCGGGTGACCGGGATCCAGCCGTGGCGCTGGGGGCTCGCCGGATTTGCCCTGATCGGCGTCGGCCTCGTCTGGCTCGGCCAGGTCTGGCACTTCCTCGAGTCCGATGTCGGGGTGGAGCTGCGGAGGAGCGCTCGCGAACTGGATTTCATCGCGCCGATCGTCCACTGGCTCGTGCTGGCCCTGGGGGTTCTGCTGCTGGCACTGCTCAGTACCCGGGGCCGGACACCCGCGATCGGCGGACCGACGCGACGGCTGCCGGTCATCGTCTTGTGCGCGGCGACGTTGATGGCCGTGGCGGTGTGGGCTGATCGGGTAGTGCCCGGCGGTACGTTCCTGGGGCCGCTGCTGACGTACGTCTGTCTCTTGCTGCCGGCCTTGGCCTACTGGCAACGCCGTCGGAAGCTCGGTGGTGGATTGCCCGAGATGCCTGCCTGGGTGAGGAACCCGCAGGCGGCCGGCGCTCCTCAACCGCCACCTCGACCGGCCAAGCCGCGACCTCGGCCGGTCAAGCCGGCCCCGGCACCTCCCCCTTTGCCTACGCGACGGCTGCCGGAGCAGCTCAGCCGGCTGCAGATCCCCAACCGTCCCCTCGGCGTGCCCACGCGGGTCGAGACCACCGTCAAGCTCGATGTCGATCCGCGCAGCGTGTACGACGCGTTCGGCCAAGGGCCCGCCAGCGGGCCAGGCTGCGGGTGGCACGCGGTTGCTCCTGACCTGCAGCCGCTGCAGAGGGACGATCCGAAATCGTTGGGTCCCTATCGGGTAAAGGGCCGGATCGCGGTCGGCGGCATGGGGATTGTCTACCTCGGCATCGACGCCAAAGGCATCCGGGCTGCCGTGAAGGTCGCTCACCGGATCAGTCAGGCGGTGGACGAGAACTCTCAGCAGCGGCTGATGCGCGAGATCCGGGTCTTGCGGAGTATCAACGTGTTCGGCGTCGCCGATTTCCTCGGGGATGGAGTCAGCGACGGTGCCCTCTGGGTGGCGATGCGGTATATCCCGGGCCCGACACTCACCCAGGCGATCACTGCGTACGGGCCGTGTACCACTGGACATCTTCGCTATTTGAGTGTCCGGCTGGCCGAGATCATCGGGGATCTGCACCGTAACGGCATCATGCATCGCGATATCAAGCCGTCGAACATCATCCTCAACGAGCGTGGTCCATTCCTGATCGACCTCGGCATCAGCATCCTGCGGGACGAGGAGTCCCAACTGACGGGGACTGGAAAGCTGATCGGCACCGAGCCATATCTGCCACCGGAGGTGCTTCTCGGCAGGTCCTTCAGCCCTGCTGGTGACGTGTATGCCTGGGGCTGCGTCGCCGCCTATGCCGCCATCGGCAGGACACTGTATTCCGGTCAGTTTGGATCACTGGCGGGCCGCATCATCGAGGGCCGATGGGATGACGGCGTAGCGCATGATCTCAAACGCCGGGATCGGACCGTGTATGAGCTGATTCGGCGGAGCACCTCACTCGACCCCGGCCGGCGGCCTGCGGATGGTCAGGAACTCCTGGGTGAGTGTGATCCTCTCGGGCGGAAGCTAGGCAGGTAG